The following coding sequences lie in one Cannabis sativa cultivar Pink pepper isolate KNU-18-1 chromosome 5, ASM2916894v1, whole genome shotgun sequence genomic window:
- the LOC115696918 gene encoding uncharacterized protein LOC115696918 — protein MDIFLRPLVDELKELWNNGVATRDSSTNSMFTMRAALLWTVNDFPTRSSLSGWSGQGYKACPTCNEDTTSIRVIGKTSYVGHRRFLPSNHAMRRDTRFDGKVERRPPPRRFTCEEILSQVNALEPQIPGHHENFGGVKRRRVAENYNWRKKSIFYELEYWSTNILKHNIDVMHVEKNVCDSLLGTILDNDKSKDTTNARHDLKKMGIRESLWIYEDGNGRLMKPHAPYVLTREKRQLFCQFVKGIKFPDGFCSNLKSKVSPDESNIIGLKSHDCHVIMQRVLAVGVRKFLPRDTATTITQLSFFDIMIHLVLHLPEEAILGGPVFMRWMYPFERYMKKLKNYVGNKARPEGSIAEGYVADEAVTFCSMYFKGCETRFNRLDRNEDAPSVSRYLLVFNSQSRPLTSGLIKPLDHISREKAEWYILQNSPEIQAYLDEHLDKIRHEYPNGNHDVLHRQTFRPWFHKKIYELHKLGTLQNGDELLALASGSDYLATFYEGCVVNGVRFIASKRDQKRKTQNSGVTVAGTEGFNYYGTLEDVITISYTGAYTVSLFECKWYNTNPLRKKTITENNITSINTRGYWYQDEPYILANQAKQVFYLEDPLRGGDWKVVEDISHRQIWDITDNEDETDVDVVSDSNSANFVLTVDLGELIMQSNEPPVIVESSDQLVDSEIENNELDENYVSYVSDIPRWGW, from the exons atggatatatttttaagaCCTTTGGTGGATGAATTAAAGGAGTTGTGGAATAATGGGGTAGCAACGAGAGATAGTTCGACCAACTCGATGTTCACCATGCGTGCTGCGCTTTTGTGGACAGTGAATGATTTTCCTACTCGTAGTAGCTTGTCTGGGTGGAGTGGTCAAGGTTATAAAGCTTGCCCTACTTGTAATGAAGACACGACGTCCATTCGAGTGATCGGGAAGACATCATATGTTGGTCATCGAAGGTTCTTGCCAAGTAACCATGCAATGAGAAGGGATACTCGATTTGATGGTAAAGTTGAAAGAAGACCTCCTCCAAGACGATTTACTTGTGAAGAAATATTATCACAAGTTAATGCTCTCGAACCCCAAATTCCCGGACATCATGAAAATTTTGGGGGCGTGAAACGTAGAAGAGTTGCAGAAAATTATAATTGgaggaaaaaaagtattttctacGAGTTGGAGTATTGGAGCACGAATATTTTAAAACACAACATTGATGTCATGCATGTTGAGAAGAATGTGTGTGATAGTCTCCTAGGAACCATCTTGGATAATGATAAATCAAAGGACACAACCAATGCGCGCCATGATTTAAAGAAGATGGGTATTAGGGAATCGTTGTGGATTTATGAAGATGGGAATGGGAGGCTAATGAAACCGCATGCTCCTTATGTTTTGACTCGTGAGAAAAGACAACTTTTTTGTCAGTTTGTTAAAGGAATAAAGTTTCCCGATGGCTTCTGTTCAAATTTAAAGAGCAAAGTTTCTCCAGATGAGTCTAACATTATTGGGTTAAAATCCCACGATTGTCATGTCATTATGCAGCGAGTACTAGCGGTTGGTGTCCGTAAATTTCTACCTCGTGACACTGCAACAACTATTACTCAGCTGT ctttttttgacataatgatACACTTGGTATTGCATTTGCCTGAAGAAGCGATATTGGGCGGTCCGGTCTTTATGAGATGGATGTATCCTTTTGAAAGgtacatgaaaaaattgaagaattatGTGGGAAATAAGGCACGTCCTGAAGGGTCAATTGCAGAAGGTTATGTTGCTGATGAGGCAGTAACCTTTTGTTCAATGTACTTTAAAGGGTGTGAAACAAGATTTAATCGGCTTGATCGAAATGAAGATGCGCCTTCTGTTAGTCGCTATCTCTTAGTTTTTaattctcaatctcgtcctttAACTAGCGGACTTATCAAGCCTCTTGATCATATCAGTCGTGAAAAAGCTGAGTGGTACATTCTTCAAAATTCTCCTGAAATCCAAGCTTACTTAGA TGAACATTTggacaagatcaggcatgaataTCCTAATGGTAATCACGATGTCTTGCATAGGCAAACTTTCCGTCCGTGGTTTCATAAGAAG ataTATGAGTTGCACAAGCTTGGAACTTTACAAAATGGTGATGAGTTACTCGCTCTCGCTTCCGGGTCCGATTACTTAGCAACATTTTACGAAGGTTGTGTAGTGAATGGTGTTCGGTTTATTGCATCAAAGCGAGACCAAAAGCGGAAGACACAAAATAGTGGTGTTACTGTTGCTGGAACTGAAGGGTTTAATTATTACGGCACACTTGAAGATGTAATCACTATATCTTATACTGGTGCATATACAGTGTCATTGTTTGAATGTAAATGGTATAACACTAATCCATTAAGAAAGAAGACAATCActgaaaataatataactagTATAAATACTCGTGGATATTGGTATCAAGATGAACCGTACATCCTTGCTAACCAGGCGAAGCAAGTTTTCTATCTTGAAGATCCACTCAGAGGTGGCGATTGGAAGGTTGTTGAAGATATTAGCCATCGACAAATTTGGGACATTACTGACAACGAAGATGAGACTGATGTAGATGTTGTTAGTGATTCTAACTCTGCCAATTTTGTGTTGACGGTTGATCTTGGAGAGTTGATTATGCAATCGAATGAACCTCCAGTAATTGTTGAATCGTCCGATCAGTTAGTGGATTCTGAGATAGAGAATAATGAACTTGATGAAAATTATGTTAGCTACGTTAGCGACATACCACGGTGGGGATGGTGA